From a region of the Daphnia pulicaria isolate SC F1-1A chromosome 1, SC_F0-13Bv2, whole genome shotgun sequence genome:
- the LOC124326583 gene encoding mitotic spindle assembly checkpoint protein MAD1-like: MENSSRNVVDDLDSTVLRHQVQRYFNELNQEGGSPLNMEFLSMKRKPASMAVSTSSLRTSTLDSFLPKKIRFDSSVTGENSFTGESSLFSKRNAAESFSQSLNKSTKLDVGAQYEQKLSEKQANILELQQKIIKTEMKLNNFVTAKDQLEHDLSNLKETCKTKVKHYEDKIDDLYVEIKQLHLKNEQLSKENLLKTEAVEQIKLLSAEEKLSCSKELAVSEQKIIDIEQGYEEKIKKLELKLENALLKVSQYQMEAEEAKNQLKLKERVVSPSSNHQVVIEQQSQVILEMQNALFAQRTTFSQSQEAKLSRIPQLEKELLQLQETNKLYRETAANELLLKEKISALQESVQRYKEQCQAIPDLQGEIKKMASHLRDWESMASRLFDADSLSKVQTQVEDMRRKELKLTDDLGNLQIEINSLNRANVTLRDQIETLKNVAKAKADLEDRIRKLERKLNVVQKDRDHYRTINEMYEGEMTRIGAPATASTETKKIAELERLLDEYRELVSSPGTTPPANNETVSKLTQEKEQLTKEVAELRQFINTLKAQLELAESKSVATDTRVIHFTNNPLDNVRRKTLEQVSKLEKENEGLRERVRLMEAGHSQNLTLMVGDHFEQGCTPERLKELEEKLKSSEMMNQRMEEVFKKYCSEFRRGVFELFGYQVDSSDGTFTLRSVFSESNTDSLCFKYVDAGLMVMDTPYLHTIDDLVQLHITNQKSIPVFLSSLTIELYSRQSINSSAYPSVMDTPS; the protein is encoded by the exons atggaaaactcCTCTAGAAATGTGGTCGATGACTTAGATTCGACTGTCCTCCGACATCAG GTTCAGAGATATTTCAATGAATTAAACCAAGAAGGTGGAAGTCCTCTTAATATGGAGTTTTTAAGTATGAAGAGGAAACCAGCAAGCATGGCTGTCTCTACCTCATCCTTGCGGACTTCTACGTTggattcttttcttcccaAGAAAATTCGCTTTGATTCTAGTGTTACTGGAGAAAATTCTTTTACAGGAgaatcttctcttttttctaaaagaaaTGCAGCTGAATCGTTCAGCCAATCACTTAATAAGTCAACAAAGCTAGATGTTGGAGCCCAGTATGAACAGAAATTATCAGAAAAACAGGCCAACATTCTTGAATTGCAGCAGAAAATTATCAAGacagaaatgaaattgaataattttgtgaCAGCCAAGGATCAACTCGAGCATGACCTGTCAAATTTGAAAGAGACATGCAAGACCAAAGTTAAACATTATGAAGATAAAATTGATGATCTTTAT GTGGAAATCAAGCAACTTCAtctaaaaaatgaacaattgtCTAAAGAAAATCTATTGAAAACAGAAGCAGTTGAGCAAATTAAGTTACTTTCTGCGGAGGAAAAGCTATCATGTAGTAAGGAACTTGCTGTATCAGAACAGAAAATCATTGATATTGAACAAGGgtatgaagaaaaaatcaagaagTTAGAACTCAAATTGGAAAATGCTCTATTGAAAGTAAGTCAATATCAAATGGAAGCAGAGGAAGCGAAAAATCAACTTAAACTTAAAGAAAGAGTGGTGAGCCCATCATCCAACCATCAGGTAGTTATTGAGCAGCAGAGTCAAGTAATATTGGAAATGCAGAATGCACTTTTTGCTCAGAGAACAACTTTTTCTCAATCTCAAGAAGCAAAACTATCTAGAATTCCCCAG ttaGAAAAAGAGCTTCTGCAGCTGCAAGAGACCAATAAATTATATCGAGAAACAGCTGCAAATGAACTGCTGTTAAAGGAGAAAATATCTGCCTTGCAGGAGAGTGTTCAAAGATACAAGGAACAGTGTCAAGCTATACCTGATTTACAG GGAgagattaaaaaaatggcATCGCACCTCCGTGACTGGGAATCCATGGCTAGTCGCTTATTTGATGCAGATAGTCTCTCTAAAGTTCAGACTCAGGTGGAGGACATGAGGCGAAAGGAGCTCAAGCTTACTGATGACCTGGGGAACCTCCAGATTGAAATAAATTCCTTGAATAG aGCAAATGTAACCTTAAGAGACCAGattgaaacattgaaaaatgtaGCCAAGGCAAAAGCGGACCTAGAAGACCGCATTAGAAAACTTGAAAGAAAACTAAATGTTGTTCAAAAAGATCGCGATCATTACCGAACAATAAATGAAATGTACGAAGGCGAGATGACACGTATAGGAG ctCCAGCTACGGCGTCAACGGAGACAAAGAAAATTGCCGAACTTGAACGGCTGTTGGATGAATATCGGGAGTTAGTTTCATCTCCAGGTACTACACCCCCGGCTAACAATGAAACAGTAAGCAAGCtgacacaagaaaaagaacaattgaCCAAAGAAGTGGCTGAACTGAGACAGTTTATCAACACTTTAAAGGCTCAGTTAGAGCTTGCCGAGTCAAAG AGTGTGGCCACCGATACTAGAGTTATCCACTTTACCAACAATCCTTTGGATAATGTTCGCCGAAAAACATTGGAGCAAGTTTCAAAACTTGAGAAAGAGAACGAGGGTCTACGGGAAAGAGTTCGTTTGATGGAAGCTGGTCATTCCCAAAATCTTACTCTAATGGTCGGAGATCACTTTGAACAGGGATGTACACCCGAACGCTTGAAAG AACTAGAAGAGAAACTGAAATCTAGTGAAATGATGAACCAACGCATGGAAGaagtgtttaaaaaatattgctcTGAATTCCGCAGAGGAGTGTTTGAACTCTTTGGTTATCAGGTGGACAGTAGCGATGGAACATTTACCCTTAGATCTGTGTTTTCAGAGTCGAACACTGATAGCCTCtgttttaaa TACGTTGACGCCGGCTTGATGGTTATGGATACTCCGTACCTCCACACCATCGacgatttagttcaacttcacATAACCAACCAAAAGTCAATTCCCGTCTTCCTTTCTTCCCTCACGATTGAACTTTACTCCCGTCAGTCGATCAACTCATCCGCATATCCTTCCGTGATGGATACTCCGagctga
- the LOC124320721 gene encoding ninjurin-1-like, with protein MAFDNEKHRRDQGAFHRPTGIVVPLEELRPLTEVGEGANNNGLMIVATVSGNTQDNNNGENNDGFNNNKGNISYTAKKNFSQGMMDIALLTANASQLRYVMRSPYWDFHHKMNIALICISIALQILAGVLLVFVSRKDYKRREVNEATRILNDVVVVLIFAITFVNIFIATFGIDDERTTYERWKQASGAPAEPFYTPIGATISTLAHTP; from the exons atgGCTTTTGATAATGAAAAGCACAGAAGAGACCAAGGCGCATTTCACCGTCCTACCGGAATAGTTGTTCCACTGGAGGAGTTAAGACCACTCACGGAAGTTGGCGAAGGAGCAAATAATAATGGACTGATGATTGTTGCAACTGTGTCAGGAAATACCCAAGATAATAACAATGGAGAGAACAACGACGGTTTCAATAATAACAAAGGCAATATCAGTTATACtgcaaagaagaatttttcccAAG GTATGATGGACATTGCTCTGTTGACGGCCaacgctagccaattgcggtACGTCATGCGATCCCCTTATTGGGATTTTCATCACAAGATGAACATTGCACTTATTTGCATCAGCATCGCTCTCCAA ATCTTAGCGGGTGTGCTGCTCGTCTTCGTTAGTCGCAAGGATTACAAGCGCAGAGAGGTTAACGAAGCAACCAGAATTCTGAACGATGTTGTGGTCGTTTTGATTTTTGCCATCACCTTCGTCAACATTTTCATTGCAACATTTGGAATTGACGACGAAAGAACAACATATGAACGATGGAAGCAGGCCTCCGGTGCCCCAGCCGAACCTTTCTACACGCCCATAGGAGCTACCATTTCGACTCTTGCTCATAccccataa
- the LOC124342470 gene encoding uncharacterized protein LOC124342470 produces the protein MIEANKGPFAKIGNILRKNPENSLETLDDITDLVMNQKKVLGQFKSSNLVLIREDMKTNGKCRLYMAEKSFDELTISFGIPKNSHVLNHFLSHEIVWLKQSGMLDYLEHFYWPQKNRCSAPISTKPSSKNEKLTFDYLSGAFLLLGVGLIMSIVAFLIELFTHHCCCRQRNNKRPFSGIEALTDE, from the exons ATGATc GAAGCAAATAAAGGTCCCTTTGCTAAGATTGGCAACATTTTACGAAAGAATCCGGAAAATTCGTTAGAGACGCTAGACGACATAACAGATTTGGTgatgaatcaaaaaaaggttttaggCCAG TTCAAATCATCTAATCTGGTACTGATCCGAGAAGatatgaaaacaaatggaaaGTGTCGGTTGTATATGGCAGAAAAATCATTCGACGAGCTTACCATCAGTTTCGGAATTCCAAAAAATAGTCATGTCTTGAATCATTTCTTAAGTCACGA AATCGTGTGGCTAAAGCAATCGGGAATGTTAGATTATTTGGAACATTTCTACTGGCCACAGAAAAACCGCTGCTCAGCTCCGATTTCGACGAAACCATCATCGAAAAACGAGAAGTTGACATTCGATTACCTTTCTGGCGCCTTTCTGTTGCTTGGCGTCGGACTGATAATGTCCATTGTCGCTTTTCTTATCGAATTATTTACTCATCATTGCTGCTGTCGTCAGAGGAATAATAAGCGCCCTTTTTCTGGCATAGAGGCTTTAACTGATGAATAG